A genomic segment from Myxococcales bacterium encodes:
- a CDS encoding ammonium transporter → MESSPIDILWILLSATLVLLMQAGFLCLESGLTRTKNSINVAIKNIADFALSSIIFAAAGFAIIFGSSLGGVLGSPEIFTQVSGESASAYSVFLFQMMFCGTAVTIVSGAVAERIRFSSYLLVTVVLSTLIYPLFGHWVWNAGADGAQAGWLNQLGFVDFAGSTVVHGVGGWAALALVMIIGPRKDRFVAREGGGTRTQPFTGYNAPLAMLGALLLWIGWIGFNGGSTLAFDDRVPKIIANTILAACGGSAAGMAFGATRCTTRIWSMDPSRDSLP, encoded by the coding sequence GTGGAATCTTCACCGATCGACATTTTGTGGATCCTCCTGAGTGCCACGCTCGTGTTGTTGATGCAAGCAGGTTTTTTGTGCCTGGAATCGGGACTGACCCGAACCAAAAATAGTATCAACGTGGCGATCAAGAACATCGCGGACTTCGCCCTGTCGAGCATCATCTTCGCGGCGGCGGGTTTTGCGATCATCTTTGGCAGCTCGCTTGGCGGCGTCCTCGGAAGTCCCGAAATATTCACCCAAGTCAGCGGCGAATCCGCTAGCGCCTACTCCGTCTTTTTGTTCCAGATGATGTTCTGCGGAACGGCCGTGACAATCGTTTCCGGCGCCGTCGCCGAACGAATTCGCTTCTCATCCTACCTGCTCGTCACAGTCGTCCTCTCGACGCTGATTTACCCGTTGTTTGGCCATTGGGTGTGGAACGCCGGAGCCGATGGAGCACAAGCGGGTTGGTTGAATCAGCTTGGCTTCGTGGATTTCGCGGGCTCGACCGTGGTTCACGGAGTCGGGGGCTGGGCCGCGCTCGCTTTGGTCATGATCATTGGGCCCCGAAAGGATCGCTTTGTCGCCCGCGAAGGCGGGGGTACGCGGACGCAACCGTTTACGGGATACAATGCACCCCTCGCGATGCTCGGAGCGCTCCTGTTATGGATCGGATGGATCGGATTCAACGGCGGGAGCACTCTCGCCTTCGACGACAGGGTTCCGAAGATCATTGCAAACACGATTCTCGCCGCTTGCGGAGGGTCAGCGGCCGGAATGGCCTTTGGCGCAACCAGGTGCACTACTCGGATCTGGTCAATGGATCCCTCGCGGGACTCGTTGCCATAA
- a CDS encoding PAS domain S-box protein yields the protein MANDESAGQTFKNQVISRIPTPSPDLDLPVLAKRIDRLLSLVDQTNGFVTEADDQSQTTYVSPGCVDVLGFTPEEVLAGDCIEIHPDDREVLVKGATALSTHGRAFRCVIRTKHKRGEWRWLEINSQASYKNANGGYQSMSVTRDITELVYAQRQLIESEERYRVVSEMSRDLITETTTDGLTRFISSDHSATLGYTQQELLAMPPYALIHEDDVDRIREISERSVETGEIARFEPYRVRTKDGNYLWFESKGHVYQRSDGEQRLLSVTHDITDELRENAEHRDLEAQMVNTQKLESLGVLAGGIAHDFNNLLTPIMGEASLVLDEVPLDSPLRKRLLKIRQATERAAALTNQMLSYAGKGPLQLEQIDLSQLVEEMGRLVESAVSGKTVLEFDLATELPPMEADSAQISQVVINLISNASEALSDGEGKINVRTGVVNLSKAPAKAIFSENLNPGRHVYLEVTDTGCGMDAETTSKIFDPFFTTKFTGRGLGLAAVAGIVRGHRGAVEINSEPDVGTSFRVLFPASQGAAVTTTSSSPRATTWRASDMVLVVDDDQGVRELAVDILTRVGLEVVTAADGREGVEVFARNADEIKLVLLDRTMPTMGGFQAFQKIRKIRPDAQVVLVSGYSEKRAAAELEGLGLAGFLQKPFMPDALVDVVRKVIEGPAAYKW from the coding sequence ATGGCCAATGATGAATCTGCGGGGCAGACCTTCAAGAATCAAGTGATCAGTCGGATCCCGACCCCTTCACCGGATCTCGACCTTCCCGTACTCGCCAAACGTATCGATCGTCTCTTGAGCCTGGTCGACCAGACGAATGGTTTTGTCACTGAGGCGGACGATCAGTCGCAGACCACCTATGTGAGCCCTGGCTGTGTCGATGTCCTGGGCTTTACCCCCGAAGAGGTTCTCGCCGGGGATTGCATCGAAATTCATCCGGATGATCGGGAAGTCCTGGTCAAGGGCGCAACTGCTCTCTCCACGCACGGACGAGCTTTCCGCTGCGTGATCCGCACAAAGCACAAACGCGGAGAATGGCGCTGGCTCGAAATCAATTCACAGGCTTCGTACAAAAATGCCAACGGTGGCTATCAGTCAATGTCCGTCACCCGGGACATCACGGAACTGGTGTATGCGCAACGCCAGCTGATCGAGAGCGAGGAGCGCTATCGCGTGGTCTCAGAGATGAGTCGCGATCTGATCACTGAAACGACGACCGATGGCCTGACTCGGTTCATCAGTTCCGATCACTCCGCAACGCTTGGCTACACCCAACAAGAGTTGCTCGCAATGCCGCCGTATGCACTCATTCATGAAGATGATGTCGATCGCATCCGTGAGATTTCCGAGCGGTCGGTGGAGACCGGGGAGATCGCGCGCTTCGAACCTTATCGGGTGCGTACCAAGGACGGAAATTATCTCTGGTTCGAATCCAAGGGCCATGTCTACCAACGCAGTGATGGGGAGCAGCGCCTGCTGTCGGTCACTCACGACATCACCGACGAACTGCGGGAGAACGCGGAGCACCGGGACCTCGAAGCACAGATGGTCAATACCCAGAAGCTCGAGAGCCTGGGCGTGTTGGCCGGCGGCATAGCGCACGACTTCAACAATCTCTTGACCCCCATCATGGGTGAAGCCAGCCTGGTGCTCGACGAAGTCCCGCTCGATTCGCCGTTGCGCAAGCGCCTGCTGAAGATTCGCCAGGCCACCGAACGCGCCGCGGCGCTCACCAACCAGATGCTCTCCTACGCGGGCAAGGGGCCGCTGCAACTCGAACAAATCGACCTTTCGCAGCTCGTCGAGGAGATGGGGCGGCTGGTCGAATCGGCGGTGTCGGGAAAGACCGTGCTGGAGTTCGATCTCGCTACGGAGCTGCCGCCGATGGAAGCCGACTCCGCACAGATCAGCCAGGTGGTGATCAACCTGATCAGCAACGCCAGCGAAGCACTGTCCGATGGCGAGGGCAAGATCAACGTGCGAACCGGAGTGGTGAATCTCTCGAAGGCGCCCGCCAAAGCGATTTTTTCGGAAAACCTCAACCCCGGTCGACACGTCTATCTCGAAGTGACAGATACCGGGTGCGGCATGGATGCAGAGACCACCTCAAAGATCTTCGACCCGTTCTTCACGACCAAGTTCACCGGCCGGGGGCTCGGATTGGCGGCGGTCGCAGGCATTGTTCGGGGCCACCGGGGCGCGGTCGAGATTAACAGCGAACCCGATGTCGGAACTTCGTTTCGCGTGTTGTTTCCGGCCTCCCAGGGAGCCGCGGTTACAACGACTTCAAGTAGCCCGCGAGCCACGACCTGGCGGGCGAGTGACATGGTGCTGGTCGTGGACGATGACCAGGGCGTGCGCGAACTTGCGGTCGACATTCTCACACGGGTGGGGCTCGAGGTCGTCACCGCTGCGGACGGTCGCGAAGGCGTCGAGGTCTTCGCCCGCAACGCCGACGAGATCAAGCTGGTGTTGCTCGACCGAACCATGCCGACGATGGGAGGCTTCCAGGCGTTTCAGAAGATTCGCAAGATCCGCCCCGACGCCCAGGTCGTGCTGGTGAGTGGTTACTCGGAAAAGCGGGCCGCCGCAGAGCTTGAGGGACTGGGCCTGGCGGGGTTCCTGCAGAAGCCGTTCATGCCCGATGCCCTGGTCGATGTCGTACGCAAGGTGATCGAGGGGCCGGCTGCCTACAAGTGGTAG
- a CDS encoding PAS domain-containing protein encodes MHYSDLVNGSLAGLVAITAGCFAVGPAISVVIGAAGALVALRMSELLERHEIDDVIGAFPVHAAAGVWGTLAVALFGDLETLGTGLSRFDQFAVQLLGVLVCFVWTFGAVTVVFRGINRIFPLRVSPEDEHIGLSAAEHGASTELLDMLSVMSEQAQTGNLDIRVQAEPFTELGQIAVLYNKVMDSLQGAVSLADSIVRNISEGVVTIAPDGLVVGFNPGAENLFGRSAAEVIGQPATLLLKEQHSSEDTIPSADFAVNLELSSTKPMLGCRKNGDLFPADISLGPGRPRTAPPPRSSAMFRSRSLPKSRRKNICDASRTNANSCRHQS; translated from the coding sequence GTGCACTACTCGGATCTGGTCAATGGATCCCTCGCGGGACTCGTTGCCATAACCGCGGGATGCTTTGCCGTCGGCCCCGCCATATCGGTGGTGATTGGAGCCGCGGGGGCGTTGGTCGCCCTGCGGATGAGCGAGTTGCTCGAGCGCCACGAGATCGACGATGTCATCGGCGCATTCCCGGTCCACGCCGCTGCGGGAGTCTGGGGAACCTTGGCAGTCGCGCTGTTTGGAGACCTCGAGACCCTTGGAACCGGACTCTCGCGCTTCGATCAATTCGCCGTTCAACTACTCGGGGTGTTGGTCTGTTTCGTTTGGACATTTGGCGCGGTAACCGTGGTATTTCGGGGAATCAACCGCATTTTTCCGCTGAGAGTATCTCCTGAGGATGAACACATCGGATTGAGCGCCGCCGAACACGGTGCCTCCACCGAACTCCTGGACATGCTCAGTGTGATGAGTGAGCAGGCGCAGACTGGAAATCTCGATATTCGCGTCCAAGCCGAACCCTTCACCGAACTGGGCCAGATCGCCGTTCTCTACAACAAGGTGATGGATTCCCTGCAAGGTGCAGTCAGCCTCGCAGACTCAATCGTTCGCAACATCAGCGAAGGTGTGGTGACGATCGCCCCGGACGGACTCGTCGTGGGATTCAACCCGGGCGCGGAGAATCTATTTGGACGATCGGCCGCCGAGGTCATTGGCCAGCCGGCAACCCTGCTGCTCAAAGAACAGCATTCCTCAGAAGACACGATCCCCAGTGCTGATTTCGCCGTCAATTTGGAGCTGTCGAGCACAAAACCAATGCTCGGCTGCCGCAAGAATGGAGACTTGTTTCCCGCCGACATCAGCCTGGGGCCCGGGAGACCACGGACGGCACCACCACCGCGATCATCCGCGATGTTTCGGAGCAGAAGTTTGCCGAAGAGCAGGCGAAAGAATATCTGCGACGCATCGAGAACGAACGCGAACAGTTGCAGACATCAGAGTTGA
- a CDS encoding epoxide hydrolase, producing the protein MSNEIRPFKIETSDAELDDLRRRLSATRWPEAETVDDWSQGIPLSYVQEVCAYWGEKYDWRAREALLNQWPQFKTEIDGLDIHFVHVRSPHEDAMPLVITHGWPGSIVEFQKIIGPLTDPTSFGGQASDAFHVVCPSMPGYGFSDKPATTGMSVDKIGETWAKLMARLGYDRYAAQGGDWGSMVTSALGMQDTEHCLGIHLNMPIVGPDPSTMNDLTEREKAALASMKHYEQQGSGYSKQQATRPQTLGYGLTDSPSGQAAWILEKFHAWTDCNGHPENILSRDELLDNVMLYWLPGTGASSGRLYWESFASVKMDEISIPVGCSIFPHEIFRCSRRWAEKRFKNIIHWNELEVGGHFAAFEQPELFIEEIRTCFRNLR; encoded by the coding sequence ATGTCGAACGAAATCAGACCCTTCAAAATCGAAACTTCGGACGCAGAACTCGATGATTTGCGTCGGCGCCTGAGCGCGACCCGCTGGCCCGAGGCCGAAACCGTCGACGACTGGTCCCAGGGGATCCCTCTCTCCTACGTACAGGAAGTCTGCGCCTACTGGGGCGAGAAATACGATTGGCGCGCGCGCGAGGCGCTGCTCAATCAATGGCCGCAGTTCAAGACCGAGATCGACGGTCTTGACATTCACTTCGTTCACGTGCGCTCGCCCCACGAAGATGCGATGCCGCTCGTGATCACCCACGGCTGGCCGGGATCGATCGTAGAATTCCAGAAGATCATTGGCCCCCTGACCGATCCCACTTCCTTTGGCGGCCAGGCGAGTGATGCCTTTCATGTCGTCTGCCCTTCCATGCCGGGTTATGGCTTCTCGGACAAACCCGCAACAACCGGGATGAGCGTCGACAAGATTGGCGAAACTTGGGCCAAGCTGATGGCGCGCCTGGGCTACGACCGTTACGCAGCGCAAGGGGGCGACTGGGGATCGATGGTGACGAGTGCCCTCGGGATGCAGGACACCGAGCACTGCCTCGGCATCCACCTCAACATGCCGATCGTGGGCCCCGACCCCAGCACCATGAACGACTTGACCGAACGCGAAAAAGCGGCGTTGGCCTCGATGAAGCACTACGAGCAGCAGGGCTCGGGTTATTCGAAGCAGCAAGCAACCCGGCCCCAGACCCTGGGTTATGGGCTGACGGATTCACCCTCCGGACAGGCGGCGTGGATCCTCGAAAAATTTCACGCCTGGACCGACTGCAACGGCCATCCCGAAAACATACTCAGCCGCGATGAACTCCTCGACAATGTGATGTTGTATTGGCTGCCCGGAACCGGTGCTTCCTCGGGCCGACTCTATTGGGAAAGTTTTGCGAGTGTGAAAATGGATGAAATTTCGATCCCGGTGGGTTGCAGCATTTTCCCGCACGAGATTTTTCGCTGTTCGCGACGTTGGGCGGAGAAACGCTTCAAGAACATCATCCACTGGAACGAGTTGGAAGTTGGCGGGCACTTCGCGGCCTTCGAACAACCCGAGTTGTTCATCGAAGAAATCCGCACCTGCTTCCGCAATCTGCGCTGA
- a CDS encoding PAS domain S-box protein codes for MQTSELNLAEKLNEVQRMRRASLNLLRDHEDVRKQAEASEARQRAVLDTMLDGHVLIDQRGIIRSFNNAAEEIFGFTSDDVIGENVSTLAAEPDRSAHDGHIARYFESGEERVIGTIREVTGKRRNGDEFPLDLAINTFQVGPNTYFSGIFRDITEHKLAESHLRQAQEGAEAASIAKSEFLASMSHEIRTPMNGVIGMTNLLLDTELDAEQREQAETIASSGTALLTIIDDILDFSKMEAGKLAIEPLPFNLVSTVEGVVGLLSSRAQDSNLSMHAEIAEDVPRHLVGDDGRLRQIMLNLAGNSIKFTPEGTIVIKVSCESRDETSAKIRIAVEDTGVGIPWDRLENIFDKFTQADASTTRVFGGTGLGLAISKQLVELMGGEIGVESTEGEGSTFWFVIPFQFDEAKGETQDVKSSAKNPPQPEAMFFEARILVAEDNLVNQKVVKKMLTKLGCTVVIAEDGQQAVDALQQSAFDLVFMDCQMPILDGYGATRAIRESESTNRIPIIAVTANAMQGDREQCLAAGMDDYVSKPIQPAELVRVLGRWLDDGSKGEGKPG; via the coding sequence TTGCAGACATCAGAGTTGAATCTGGCAGAGAAGCTGAACGAAGTGCAGCGAATGCGCCGCGCGTCCTTGAATTTGCTGCGCGATCACGAGGACGTCCGAAAGCAAGCAGAGGCCAGCGAAGCGCGCCAACGCGCCGTACTCGACACCATGCTCGATGGACATGTCTTGATCGATCAACGGGGGATCATTCGTTCCTTCAACAATGCAGCCGAAGAGATTTTTGGATTCACCAGCGACGACGTGATCGGCGAAAACGTCTCGACACTCGCCGCAGAACCCGATCGCAGCGCTCATGATGGCCACATTGCCCGGTACTTCGAATCCGGCGAAGAGCGCGTGATCGGAACGATCCGCGAGGTCACGGGAAAGCGAAGGAATGGGGACGAATTTCCGCTGGATCTCGCGATCAACACATTTCAGGTCGGCCCGAATACCTATTTTAGCGGGATTTTTCGAGACATTACCGAGCACAAGCTTGCCGAGTCGCACTTGCGACAGGCGCAAGAGGGTGCTGAGGCTGCATCGATCGCAAAAAGTGAATTCCTCGCCAGCATGAGTCACGAAATCCGCACACCTATGAACGGTGTGATCGGCATGACCAACTTGTTGCTCGATACCGAGCTCGACGCTGAACAGCGCGAACAAGCAGAAACCATCGCCAGTTCGGGGACTGCACTGCTCACGATCATCGACGACATACTCGACTTTTCGAAGATGGAGGCGGGCAAGCTCGCAATCGAGCCATTGCCGTTCAATCTTGTCTCGACCGTGGAAGGGGTCGTCGGGCTCCTGTCTTCGAGAGCCCAGGACAGTAACCTGAGCATGCACGCGGAGATCGCAGAGGATGTCCCACGTCATCTGGTCGGGGACGACGGCCGGCTGAGACAGATCATGCTGAACCTGGCAGGGAACTCGATCAAGTTCACGCCCGAAGGGACGATCGTGATCAAGGTGAGCTGTGAATCCCGCGACGAGACATCTGCGAAGATTCGCATCGCGGTCGAAGACACCGGAGTTGGCATTCCATGGGATCGCCTCGAGAACATTTTTGACAAGTTTACCCAGGCCGACGCCTCAACCACTCGCGTGTTCGGCGGAACCGGTCTCGGGCTCGCAATCTCCAAACAACTGGTTGAGTTGATGGGAGGCGAGATCGGCGTCGAAAGCACTGAGGGAGAAGGATCGACGTTTTGGTTTGTCATTCCTTTTCAATTCGACGAGGCCAAGGGCGAAACGCAAGACGTCAAGTCGAGCGCGAAGAATCCCCCACAGCCCGAAGCCATGTTCTTCGAGGCCCGCATCCTCGTGGCAGAAGACAATTTGGTGAACCAGAAGGTCGTGAAGAAGATGCTGACAAAACTAGGCTGCACGGTGGTGATCGCCGAAGACGGTCAGCAGGCCGTCGACGCTCTTCAGCAATCGGCATTCGACCTCGTCTTCATGGACTGCCAGATGCCAATCCTCGACGGCTACGGGGCCACTCGAGCCATTCGAGAGTCGGAGTCCACGAATCGGATTCCGATCATCGCCGTAACCGCCAACGCGATGCAGGGCGACCGCGAACAGTGTCTAGCCGCGGGAATGGACGATTATGTGAGCAAGCCGATTCAACCCGCTGAACTCGTTCGCGTGCTGGGACGGTGGCTGGATGACGGGAGTAAGGGTGAGGGCAAGCCGGGCTAG
- the hisD gene encoding histidinol dehydrogenase → MSAIRLIQMSSPSGEAELDALLAVLLAGGLLGADAASDLDVPAIVSDILSQVRSGGDEAAAKLTSRFDRADISPESLRVPAELIAKAHAAAEPEFLALMRRAIDNIRAYQEHILIKAPAPLVRGGRKLGVRYTPIKRAAVYVPGGQALYPSTVLMTVVPAQVAGVSEIVMVSPPTDGEINSMALALAGELGISEVYRLGGAVAVAAMAYGTESIPAVHKIVGPGNAFVAEAKRQLFGRVGIDSIAGPSEVVIVADQSARADWVAADLLAQAEHNPGSAVLITPNASFATEVEKCVESQLSELERADVIRPALESYGAIILVRDLASACSIANRFAPEHLQIMTTEDATCADAILDAGAIFTGVNTPVPLGDYFAGPSHVLPTGGTARFFGPLSCNDFIKASSTLEYDDVSVAEDADAVVDFATREGLTAHARAVRMRKPE, encoded by the coding sequence ATGAGCGCAATTCGCTTGATTCAAATGAGCAGCCCGAGCGGCGAGGCCGAACTCGATGCCTTGCTCGCCGTTCTTCTCGCTGGCGGACTGCTGGGAGCCGACGCGGCGTCGGACCTCGACGTACCCGCGATTGTTTCGGACATCTTGAGCCAGGTGCGCAGCGGCGGCGACGAGGCCGCGGCGAAACTGACTTCGCGCTTCGATCGTGCAGACATCTCCCCCGAGAGTTTGCGCGTTCCCGCGGAATTGATCGCCAAAGCCCACGCCGCAGCCGAGCCCGAGTTTCTCGCCCTGATGCGCCGCGCGATCGACAACATCCGGGCCTATCAAGAGCACATCCTGATCAAAGCCCCCGCACCACTTGTTCGCGGCGGGCGCAAACTCGGGGTGCGCTACACGCCGATCAAACGCGCGGCCGTCTATGTACCCGGCGGACAGGCGCTCTATCCCTCAACGGTGCTCATGACGGTCGTTCCCGCCCAGGTCGCGGGTGTCAGTGAAATCGTCATGGTCTCCCCTCCGACCGATGGCGAAATCAATTCGATGGCGCTCGCACTCGCGGGCGAACTCGGGATCAGCGAGGTCTACCGTCTGGGAGGAGCCGTGGCGGTGGCCGCCATGGCGTATGGGACAGAGTCCATCCCCGCGGTCCACAAGATCGTTGGCCCGGGCAATGCGTTCGTCGCCGAAGCCAAGCGGCAGCTCTTTGGACGGGTGGGGATCGATTCGATCGCCGGGCCGAGCGAAGTCGTGATCGTCGCCGACCAGAGCGCCCGGGCAGACTGGGTTGCGGCCGATCTACTCGCCCAGGCGGAACACAACCCGGGTTCGGCAGTGCTCATCACGCCGAATGCTTCATTTGCGACCGAAGTCGAGAAGTGCGTCGAATCGCAACTCAGCGAACTCGAGCGCGCCGATGTGATTCGTCCCGCACTCGAATCCTATGGGGCAATCATCCTCGTGCGGGACCTCGCCAGTGCTTGTTCGATCGCGAACCGCTTCGCGCCGGAACACCTGCAGATCATGACTACGGAAGACGCGACTTGCGCGGACGCGATCCTGGACGCGGGGGCGATCTTCACCGGCGTCAACACACCCGTTCCCCTCGGTGACTATTTTGCCGGCCCCTCCCACGTACTCCCCACCGGGGGAACCGCGCGCTTCTTCGGGCCTCTGTCGTGTAACGACTTCATCAAAGCGAGCAGCACGCTCGAATACGACGATGTGAGCGTCGCCGAGGATGCCGACGCGGTCGTGGACTTTGCCACGCGCGAGGGACTGACCGCCCACGCGCGCGCAGTACGCATGCGCAAGCCCGAATAG
- a CDS encoding AMP-binding protein — protein sequence MSSPLDQLTVLADRHPDKLALIEDPPPGGRGNAVRWTYRELEAEANKLANVLLSLGVERGDKVIWCGPNSSGVVRMIHAARKAGVSAVPLGYRLTAEESAYVVENSDAVLAYIDGDYVELFTEIRGSCPKLREILVFDGTPATGMKDADVLIADASADEPAVEAARDTAGTIIYTSGTTGKPKGAMRRGGGDPKTSIGLMKLIGYTHDDIYLTTGPIYHSGPGGFMGIAYALGQTVVLQRKYDAEDWLRLIDQFKVTSSFAAPTPVRMACNLPRETKAKYDLTSMKRFVANAAPWSWTLKEAYLEDFPEESLFEIYGSTELGVNTILCPEDQRRKKGSCGKPAPHVELALFDDAGNQVTEPHVEGELFVRSKNVFSTYYKAEGKYDESRRGDFHTVGDVAYYDEEGFFFICDRKRDMIISGGMNIYPAEVEAALEQNRGILDVAVFGIPNEEWGESVHAVVVRKGDDPPNEQQIMDDSRKFLAGYKIPRSISFIDEIPRNGSGKILKKELRAPFWQE from the coding sequence ATGAGTTCGCCTCTCGATCAATTGACGGTTCTCGCTGACCGGCATCCCGACAAACTCGCGCTCATCGAAGACCCGCCCCCCGGAGGTCGAGGCAACGCGGTGCGCTGGACTTACCGCGAACTCGAGGCCGAAGCCAACAAGCTTGCGAACGTACTGCTCTCCCTCGGCGTCGAGCGCGGTGACAAGGTGATCTGGTGCGGTCCCAACTCGTCGGGTGTGGTGCGAATGATTCACGCCGCGCGCAAGGCCGGGGTCTCGGCCGTGCCCCTGGGCTACCGCTTGACCGCAGAAGAGTCTGCCTACGTGGTCGAAAACTCGGATGCAGTACTGGCCTACATCGACGGCGACTATGTCGAACTCTTCACAGAGATACGCGGCAGCTGTCCAAAGCTGCGCGAAATCCTGGTCTTCGATGGAACGCCCGCGACGGGAATGAAAGACGCCGATGTTCTGATTGCGGACGCCAGCGCGGACGAGCCAGCCGTCGAAGCCGCGCGAGACACCGCCGGGACCATCATCTATACGTCCGGCACTACCGGCAAACCCAAGGGTGCCATGCGTCGAGGGGGTGGCGATCCCAAGACTTCGATCGGCTTGATGAAATTAATCGGCTACACCCACGACGATATCTACCTTACGACGGGCCCGATCTACCATTCAGGTCCCGGCGGGTTCATGGGGATCGCGTATGCGCTCGGCCAGACCGTCGTGCTGCAGCGCAAGTACGATGCAGAAGACTGGCTGCGGTTGATCGACCAGTTCAAAGTAACGAGTTCGTTTGCGGCGCCGACGCCGGTCCGCATGGCGTGCAATCTTCCCCGCGAGACCAAAGCGAAGTACGACCTGACGAGTATGAAGCGATTTGTCGCCAATGCGGCACCCTGGTCATGGACGCTCAAAGAAGCCTATCTCGAGGACTTTCCCGAGGAGTCACTGTTCGAGATCTACGGCTCTACTGAACTCGGTGTAAATACGATCCTGTGTCCGGAGGATCAGCGTCGCAAGAAGGGATCGTGCGGCAAACCCGCGCCCCACGTAGAACTCGCGCTCTTCGACGACGCTGGCAATCAGGTGACCGAACCCCATGTCGAGGGCGAACTCTTCGTCCGAAGCAAGAACGTCTTCTCGACGTACTACAAGGCCGAGGGCAAGTACGACGAAAGCCGACGAGGCGACTTCCACACCGTCGGAGACGTGGCGTACTACGACGAAGAGGGCTTCTTCTTTATCTGTGATCGCAAGCGCGACATGATCATCTCCGGCGGCATGAACATCTACCCGGCAGAGGTCGAAGCCGCGCTCGAACAAAACCGAGGCATCCTGGACGTTGCGGTGTTCGGAATCCCGAACGAAGAATGGGGCGAATCGGTTCACGCCGTGGTGGTGCGAAAGGGCGACGATCCACCGAACGAGCAACAGATCATGGACGATTCGCGAAAGTTTCTCGCGGGCTACAAGATCCCGCGCTCGATCTCGTTCATTGACGAGATCCCGCGCAACGGATCGGGAAAAATCTTGAAGAAGGAACTCCGCGCGCCCTTCTGGCAGGAGTAG
- a CDS encoding LLM class flavin-dependent oxidoreductase, with translation MYLMRFDMRAPAFSSASSQDLYRAALDMAIWGEEHGCVQIVISEHHASEDGYLPSPLILASAMVGRTKTIGIQIGALIVPLHDPLRLAEDMAVLDLLSGGRVTYATGVGYLEREFDQFGRSFKGRGKRMDESLEAMRSAWTGEPFEYQGRTVRVTPKPATVGGPGMLMAGNTRAAARRAARFGMGMLAQGLNPELETIYREECEAQGVEPGICLNPQAGLVMTAFVADDLDRAWAEIGPHMLHDAQMYAKWLGSARSVSKSTAQTVDELRAQQGAYQIFTPDEAVDYVKKNQILMLQPLCGGLPPEIAWASLELIADKVLPRL, from the coding sequence GTGTACTTGATGCGCTTCGACATGCGAGCGCCGGCCTTTAGTTCGGCCAGCAGCCAAGATTTGTATCGGGCGGCCCTCGATATGGCGATCTGGGGCGAGGAGCACGGCTGTGTTCAGATCGTGATCTCCGAACACCACGCTTCCGAGGACGGCTACCTGCCTTCACCGCTGATTCTCGCCAGCGCGATGGTCGGACGCACGAAGACGATCGGGATCCAGATCGGCGCGCTCATCGTTCCCCTTCACGATCCGTTGCGCCTGGCAGAAGACATGGCCGTACTCGACCTGCTGAGCGGAGGACGCGTCACCTACGCGACCGGCGTCGGCTATCTGGAGCGGGAGTTCGACCAGTTCGGCCGCTCGTTCAAGGGGCGGGGCAAGCGCATGGACGAATCCCTCGAAGCCATGCGAAGCGCCTGGACGGGGGAACCCTTTGAATACCAGGGGCGCACGGTGCGGGTCACGCCCAAACCCGCAACGGTTGGGGGGCCGGGCATGCTGATGGCCGGCAACACCCGAGCGGCCGCACGGCGAGCCGCCCGTTTTGGGATGGGGATGCTGGCCCAGGGACTGAATCCCGAACTCGAAACGATCTATCGCGAAGAATGCGAGGCCCAGGGCGTCGAACCCGGCATTTGTCTGAACCCCCAGGCGGGCCTGGTCATGACCGCGTTTGTCGCAGACGATCTCGATCGCGCCTGGGCCGAGATCGGTCCGCATATGCTTCACGACGCGCAGATGTACGCCAAGTGGTTGGGGAGCGCGCGCTCCGTCTCGAAGTCAACCGCGCAGACCGTCGACGAGTTGCGCGCGCAGCAGGGTGCGTATCAGATCTTTACACCCGACGAAGCGGTCGACTACGTAAAGAAGAACCAGATCCTGATGTTGCAGCCACTGTGTGGCGGGCTGCCGCCGGAGATTGCCTGGGCGAGCCTCGAACTCATAGCCGACAAGGTGCTGCCGCGACTCTGA